The DNA segment TACTTTCATAGTGCAATCGCGAAGGACGGATCCTCTAAGGATCTTGAACCGCATCATGCTGAGCCTGCAACGACGCCCAGCCCAGAATGGTTGGAATATCAACGCGAACGCTTCAGTAATGCGAAAGACGTGGAGACATTGAGAAAAATGCTTGATCCAGCTTCGAAATTGTTACAAACTAAAGGCCAGCGTGATGGCCCAACATTAATACCAAGTATTCAAAACTCAAAACAGCAAGTAGCAGCAAAGATAGAAGAAGAAAGTACATATGGAGCAACGGTTGAACAAGTACCAAATGAAAGTGAGCGTAGCGAGGAAATGCTCGCAGAGGACAATACAGACGAAAGCGATGAAAGAAGTTCGAATGTGGAAAATACCAATTTGTTATCCCACGTCATAAAAGGTGTACAATATCCAACGCTTCGAGGATTTATAAACTTTCTAAAAACTGTGCGGAACAGATGGGtcaaacaatcaaaattaacATTCGAACAGAAACTTAATAAATTGAAgcgtttgaaaaataaaatgatgcATTTGATAGGTGAAAATAAACGTCGTTTGCTTAATGGAAGAGTGACGTTgattcaaaaaatacaaaaggtcCTTAAAGATTCAAATTGTAAAGTTAACTAAATGATCTAGTGACAAGagcctatgtatgt comes from the Bactrocera neohumeralis isolate Rockhampton chromosome 2, APGP_CSIRO_Bneo_wtdbg2-racon-allhic-juicebox.fasta_v2, whole genome shotgun sequence genome and includes:
- the LOC126751504 gene encoding uncharacterized protein LOC126751504; the protein is MLNLHLSGFLILFCLINHYFHSAIAKDGSSKDLEPHHAEPATTPSPEWLEYQRERFSNAKDVETLRKMLDPASKLLQTKGQRDGPTLIPSIQNSKQQVAAKIEEESTYGATVEQVPNESERSEEMLAEDNTDESDERSSNVENTNLLSHVIKGVQYPTLRGFINFLKTVRNRWVKQSKLTFEQKLNKLKRLKNKMMHLIEDQFSMIWTPKVHMRRRRGILGESNLNFPPETALISINFLTFAVFLIKLIMQVVHIIKSKHYTLSGFGFTSADTMTKTT